A single region of the Candidatus Cloacimonas sp. genome encodes:
- a CDS encoding hemolysin family protein — protein MTLVQIVLILIVLLFFLALCFFFAGLETGMLSIDQIKLEQEAKKSKSKAVVLQFVRQPDKFLGTTLIGNNICNVIIASLSTYLVNRLFAPYFDAHYTSLLVGVIVLIFGEIAPKAIFRDNAETLVPLMFPFLKFFYYLLKPFVMMVTWLNNFLRKLFRVQEGYQYDYLTKDDLSFLLSQTADDNKGDNQIEMIEDALDFTELSARNVMVPRTDIVAIQEKTTLAEVINIARNEGFTRYPVYRNNIDDIVGIFILYDILKMNCTPDMTAGEIIHEPLFAPENTDLDVLLKQMQTEQRSMTIIVDSYGGTAGIVTMEDILEEIVGDIEDEYDTDEDENAVEQVGPNTWLVAADTEIDRLADDYGIELPEGDYETIAGLILDRLERIPHQGQVVNVPPYSIQVLQATSKQIVKVKIHKIN, from the coding sequence ATGACTTTGGTTCAGATTGTTCTGATCCTGATCGTATTACTTTTTTTTCTGGCGCTTTGTTTTTTCTTTGCTGGTTTGGAAACGGGAATGCTTTCCATAGACCAGATAAAATTGGAACAAGAAGCCAAAAAGAGTAAAAGTAAAGCGGTCGTTTTACAGTTTGTGCGTCAGCCCGATAAATTTTTAGGTACTACTTTAATCGGTAATAACATCTGCAATGTAATTATAGCTTCGCTTTCCACTTATTTGGTCAATCGTCTTTTTGCTCCTTATTTTGATGCGCATTACACATCTCTATTGGTGGGAGTGATAGTGCTGATATTTGGTGAAATTGCCCCCAAAGCCATTTTCAGAGATAATGCCGAAACCCTTGTCCCGCTTATGTTTCCCTTTTTGAAATTTTTCTATTATTTGCTGAAACCCTTTGTGATGATGGTAACTTGGCTGAATAATTTTCTGCGTAAATTATTCAGAGTGCAGGAAGGGTATCAATATGATTATTTGACTAAAGATGACCTTTCCTTTTTGCTGTCTCAAACAGCGGATGATAATAAGGGCGATAATCAAATTGAGATGATTGAAGATGCTTTGGATTTTACGGAACTTAGCGCGCGCAATGTAATGGTTCCACGCACTGATATTGTTGCCATACAAGAGAAAACAACTCTCGCGGAGGTGATCAATATTGCTCGCAATGAGGGTTTTACCCGCTATCCCGTTTATCGAAATAACATCGATGATATTGTGGGTATCTTTATTTTATACGATATCCTGAAGATGAATTGCACTCCTGATATGACAGCGGGAGAAATTATACACGAGCCGCTTTTTGCTCCTGAAAATACTGATCTGGATGTTCTTTTGAAACAAATGCAAACCGAACAACGCAGTATGACAATTATAGTTGATTCCTACGGTGGAACTGCAGGAATTGTAACTATGGAGGATATTTTGGAGGAAATTGTGGGTGATATTGAAGATGAATACGACACAGATGAAGATGAAAATGCCGTAGAACAGGTTGGACCCAATACTTGGTTAGTAGCTGCCGATACAGAAATTGATAGATTGGCGGATGATTATGGAATAGAATTGCCCGAAGGTGATTATGAAACCATTGCCGGTTTGATTTTAGACCGCTTGGAAAGAATTCCGCATCAAGGACAGGTAGTAAATGTTCCTCCTTATAGTATCCAGGTTTTACAGGCAACTTCAAAACAGATTGTAAAGGTTAAAATACATAAAATAAATTAG
- the prfA gene encoding peptide chain release factor 1 → MLPTEKLKALENELKELQDQISDPALINDTKRYKECLRRFKELKEINNGWKHYQTLANHLEEVHELEKNESDPEMIALIKEEDASLQQQLEQAEQKLRDLLIPSDPNDSKNAIVEIRAGTGGEEAALFVADLFRMYSHYAEMKGWKMEVISMNETELGGYKEIVFQLSGKDVYSLMRFESGVHRVQRIPVTESSGRIHTSAVSVAVLPEAEDIDIDIQDSDLRIDVYRSTGHGGQSVNTTDSAVRITHLPTGIVVTCQDEKSQIKNKAKALKVLRSRLLDAEISRQEQEIARARKAQVSTGDRSAKIRTYNFPQSRVTDHRINLTSYSLDSFLAGNIDEFIQALRLAWRNEKVNT, encoded by the coding sequence TTGCTACCCACGGAAAAACTGAAGGCACTGGAAAACGAACTGAAAGAACTGCAGGATCAAATTAGCGATCCGGCTTTGATAAACGACACCAAACGCTATAAAGAATGTCTGCGACGCTTTAAAGAGCTGAAAGAAATTAACAATGGGTGGAAACATTATCAGACCTTGGCAAATCACTTGGAAGAAGTGCACGAACTGGAAAAAAATGAATCCGACCCAGAAATGATTGCTTTGATAAAAGAAGAAGATGCCTCACTGCAACAACAACTGGAACAAGCGGAACAAAAATTACGCGATCTGCTGATTCCCTCTGATCCTAACGATTCCAAAAATGCCATTGTGGAAATTCGGGCTGGAACAGGTGGAGAAGAGGCAGCCCTTTTTGTTGCCGATTTATTTAGAATGTATAGTCACTATGCCGAAATGAAGGGCTGGAAAATGGAAGTGATTTCTATGAACGAAACTGAATTGGGTGGCTATAAAGAAATCGTTTTCCAATTAAGTGGCAAGGATGTATATTCGCTAATGCGTTTTGAAAGTGGCGTGCATAGAGTGCAAAGAATTCCCGTAACGGAGTCCTCGGGTAGAATTCATACTTCTGCAGTCAGCGTAGCTGTTTTACCTGAGGCGGAAGATATAGATATAGATATACAGGATAGTGACTTACGCATTGATGTTTACAGAAGTACCGGTCACGGTGGACAAAGTGTTAATACCACCGATTCCGCGGTTAGAATTACGCATCTGCCTACTGGAATAGTTGTCACTTGCCAGGATGAAAAATCGCAGATAAAAAACAAAGCCAAGGCATTGAAGGTATTACGCAGCCGTTTACTGGATGCGGAAATTAGCCGTCAAGAACAAGAAATTGCCAGAGCTCGCAAAGCTCAGGTTTCCACGGGTGACCGCAGTGCCAAAATAAGGACTTATAACTTCCCCCAATCAAGAGTTACGGATCATAGAATTAACTTGACAAGTTATAGTTTAGATTCTTTTTTAGCTGGAAACATAGATGAGTTTATTCAGGCATTGCGTCTTGCTTGGAGAAACGAGAAGGTGAATACATAA
- a CDS encoding DUF1385 domain-containing protein, which yields MPEKKEISVGGQAVIEGVMMRGPDKLATAIRRKDGSIELLKTSFISITQKKKFLGLPIVRGFVSLIEMMIIGIKTLTFSANRYELDLLAEEEAKGKKKQKEKSKTVEQTENVISYVIAFGLAFLLFGWLPYKLADWMHLSRKDVLFNLFAGAIRIVFFVLYVYLISLMKDIKRLFRYHGAEHKNVNAYEHNCPLVIDKIQNWSTIHPRCGTSFIFFVLLISILLFSIVDTLVSAYVLHTPVPVYLRLGYHILLLPLISGVSYEVLKFSGKNLNHPIVKLLTVPGMALQHITTQPPDDDMIEIGLVAMKAALDMDISEHNVKIVEE from the coding sequence ATGCCTGAAAAGAAAGAAATTAGCGTTGGTGGACAAGCTGTAATCGAAGGTGTGATGATGCGCGGTCCAGATAAATTGGCAACCGCAATTCGGAGGAAAGATGGCAGTATAGAATTGCTAAAAACATCTTTCATCAGTATCACGCAAAAGAAAAAGTTTCTGGGATTGCCTATCGTGAGAGGTTTTGTTTCGCTTATCGAAATGATGATCATAGGTATTAAGACCCTCACTTTTTCTGCCAATCGTTATGAGCTGGATTTGCTTGCCGAAGAAGAAGCAAAGGGCAAAAAGAAGCAAAAAGAGAAAAGCAAAACGGTGGAACAAACGGAAAATGTTATCAGTTATGTAATTGCCTTTGGCTTGGCTTTTTTGCTTTTTGGCTGGCTGCCATATAAACTGGCGGACTGGATGCATCTTTCGCGCAAGGATGTTTTGTTTAATTTATTTGCCGGAGCTATCCGAATTGTCTTTTTTGTGCTTTATGTTTACCTGATTTCGTTGATGAAAGATATCAAACGCCTTTTCCGTTATCACGGTGCAGAGCATAAAAATGTAAACGCCTATGAACATAATTGCCCTCTCGTTATAGACAAAATACAGAATTGGTCAACAATTCATCCCCGTTGCGGAACAAGTTTCATCTTCTTCGTGCTGCTAATCAGCATTCTCCTATTTTCCATTGTGGATACTTTGGTTTCGGCTTATGTTTTACATACTCCCGTTCCAGTTTATTTGCGTTTAGGATATCATATTTTGTTGCTTCCGCTTATTTCAGGCGTATCTTATGAAGTGCTGAAATTTTCCGGAAAAAACTTGAATCATCCTATCGTAAAACTGTTAACCGTTCCCGGAATGGCTTTACAACATATAACCACTCAGCCCCCAGATGATGATATGATAGAAATTGGTTTGGTAGCGATGAAAGCTGCTTTGGATATGGATATAAGCGAACATAATGTAAAAATCGTGGAGGAATGA
- the rpmE gene encoding 50S ribosomal protein L31: protein MKKGIHPKYELVTVTCACGNTFQTRSTKDKLQVEICNACHPFYTGKQKIIDTAGRVEKFNKKYNLKQDN from the coding sequence ATGAAAAAGGGAATCCATCCTAAATATGAATTGGTGACAGTTACTTGTGCCTGCGGCAATACATTTCAAACCAGAAGCACAAAAGATAAACTGCAGGTAGAAATTTGTAATGCCTGTCATCCTTTTTATACCGGAAAGCAGAAGATTATTGATACAGCCGGAAGAGTAGAGAAGTTTAACAAAAAATATAATCTTAAACAGGATAATTAG